Proteins from a single region of Nitrospinota bacterium:
- a CDS encoding NAD(P)(+) transhydrogenase (Re/Si-specific) subunit beta, whose translation MEVARNLAYLLSAVFFILGLKQLSSPRTARRGNLFAVIGMAIAILVTLLDKQIIDYKFIIVGIVVGSAIGAITARRVQMTSMPQMVAIFNGLGGGASALVAIAEYYRLVGVPRLDIVITIILSVFVGSLTFTGSFVAFAKLQDLVKGTPVVFKFQQPLNAILFIVFLVLSGVFTLNYSNVTSLMLILVIASALGVLLVLPIGSADMPVVICLLNSYSGIAAAMTGFVLSNIVLIVSGALVGASGLILTHIMCVAMNRSLLNVVFGAVGVDAYGGARTTEKRYVTEYSEEDAAMMLEDAQSVIIIPGYGLAVAQAQFALHEMAKLLIDNGTTVRYAIHPVAGRMPGHMNVLLAEANVSYDLLLDLDEINDDFQHTDVALVIGANDVINPAARTEKDSPLYGMPILNADMAQTVIICKRSLSPGFSGVDNELFYDQKTMMIFGDGKASVDKLIKLIGT comes from the coding sequence ATGGAAGTTGCACGAAATCTGGCCTACCTCCTCTCTGCGGTATTTTTCATCCTTGGACTGAAACAGCTGAGCTCGCCCAGGACGGCGCGGCGCGGCAACCTGTTCGCCGTTATTGGTATGGCCATCGCTATCTTAGTGACCCTCCTCGATAAGCAGATTATCGACTACAAGTTCATTATCGTTGGGATCGTCGTTGGAAGCGCCATAGGCGCCATCACGGCAAGGAGGGTCCAGATGACGTCCATGCCGCAGATGGTGGCTATTTTCAATGGGCTCGGCGGAGGGGCCTCGGCCCTGGTGGCGATTGCAGAGTACTATCGGCTGGTAGGTGTGCCACGGCTCGATATAGTAATTACAATCATCCTCAGTGTGTTTGTTGGCTCACTGACCTTTACCGGCAGCTTTGTGGCATTCGCTAAATTACAAGATCTAGTTAAAGGCACCCCAGTGGTGTTCAAATTTCAGCAGCCGCTGAACGCCATCCTGTTCATCGTGTTCCTCGTCTTGAGTGGGGTATTTACGTTAAATTACTCCAACGTAACGAGCCTGATGCTAATTTTGGTCATTGCGTCTGCGCTGGGGGTGTTGCTCGTGCTCCCCATCGGAAGCGCCGATATGCCCGTGGTGATCTGCCTTCTGAACTCATACTCCGGGATAGCTGCCGCGATGACTGGATTCGTCCTCTCCAACATCGTCCTAATCGTCAGCGGCGCCCTGGTCGGCGCCTCGGGACTGATCCTGACACATATAATGTGTGTGGCCATGAACCGCTCTCTTTTGAACGTCGTATTTGGGGCGGTAGGTGTTGACGCTTACGGGGGAGCCCGGACGACAGAAAAGCGCTACGTGACCGAATACTCCGAAGAAGACGCGGCGATGATGCTGGAGGACGCCCAGTCGGTCATCATAATTCCGGGCTACGGGCTCGCCGTCGCCCAAGCCCAATTCGCCTTGCACGAGATGGCGAAGCTCCTGATAGATAACGGAACCACCGTCCGGTACGCCATCCATCCCGTGGCTGGTCGGATGCCGGGGCACATGAACGTCCTGCTGGCGGAGGCGAACGTGTCCTACGACCTTCTGCTCGATCTCGACGAGATCAACGACGACTTCCAACATACAGATGTCGCGCTAGTGATTGGAGCCAACGACGTCATCAACCCCGCCGCCCGAACGGAAAAAGACAGCCCGCTCTACGGGATGCCTATCCTCAATGCGGACATGGCGCAAACCGTCATCATCTGCAAACGGAGCCTAAGCCCGGGCTTCTCGGGGGTGGATAACGAGCTCTTCTACGACCAGAAGACGATGATGATTTTTGGTGATGGGAAAGCAAGCGTCGACAAACTGATCAAATTGATTGGAACCTAA
- the urtB gene encoding urea ABC transporter permease subunit UrtB produces MLAKARLSTHTILLSGAFVLLVVSIGILWPVAAKASQPPGASSHGRSPATELARLVADLSSPDKAVQRAAVIALGKLGDPRVLSVLEALRGGSLYVWRQPSGGRETVIAREHATRDEKEVVSIVRADNGEIIQSDDGQAIYVETSALEAIWPDRRLRRIMKPIIDELRSRVNLFDLDPNTRRSAATRLGSLGRPELIPLLEEALSKEPTWWIRNAIHEAINLLKLSDDNPEVRREAAVRLGELRAETALSTLQRLVEAPAGGDSATSDGSVQRAAEVAIEQIERWEGITSVVGTLFRGLSLSSILLLMALGLAVTFGLMGVINMAHGELMMLGAYSAFVMQGWFQTYLPANLFDYYFLLAIPFSFVVAGAMGFVMERSVIRFLYGRPLDTLLVTWGVSLILQQAIRLIFGAANVDVTAPSWLRGGFQAMVGVQLPYNRLFIIVLAVASLVGTYLLLFHSKPGLRVRAVTQNREMSACLGIPARKVDTYTFALGSGLAGMAGCALSTVGNVGPDLGQNYIVDSFMVVVAGGVGKLAGTLAAAFGIGGLNKLLEPSFGAVFGKVLIVVLVILFLQWKPSGLFPAKGRLAEY; encoded by the coding sequence ATGCTAGCTAAGGCGAGACTTTCCACGCACACGATCCTCCTCTCGGGGGCATTCGTCCTTTTGGTGGTGAGCATAGGAATTCTCTGGCCAGTCGCCGCTAAGGCTTCTCAACCGCCTGGGGCAAGCTCCCATGGGCGTAGCCCGGCTACTGAGTTGGCTCGCCTCGTCGCTGATCTCTCAAGCCCCGACAAGGCTGTCCAGAGGGCTGCCGTCATCGCCTTGGGCAAGCTAGGCGACCCCCGGGTGCTTTCGGTCCTCGAGGCCCTGCGTGGAGGGAGCCTCTACGTATGGAGACAACCCTCCGGAGGTCGTGAGACGGTCATCGCCCGGGAACACGCTACCCGCGATGAAAAGGAGGTTGTTTCCATTGTCCGAGCGGACAATGGAGAGATCATTCAGTCTGACGATGGTCAGGCTATCTACGTCGAGACCTCGGCGCTGGAAGCCATCTGGCCCGACCGCCGTTTGCGGCGCATCATGAAGCCGATAATTGATGAGTTGCGAAGCCGAGTCAACCTTTTCGACCTCGATCCCAACACGCGACGGTCTGCCGCAACGAGGCTCGGTAGCTTAGGCCGTCCCGAACTCATACCCCTACTGGAGGAAGCGCTTTCCAAAGAACCCACGTGGTGGATCCGGAACGCCATCCACGAAGCCATCAACCTCCTAAAGCTGTCGGATGACAATCCTGAGGTCCGGCGGGAAGCGGCTGTAAGGCTTGGTGAACTACGGGCCGAGACTGCCCTCTCAACTCTGCAGCGCTTAGTGGAGGCACCGGCTGGCGGGGACAGTGCAACGAGCGACGGTTCCGTTCAGCGGGCGGCGGAAGTCGCCATTGAACAAATCGAGCGGTGGGAGGGGATCACCAGTGTAGTGGGCACGCTGTTTCGTGGGTTGAGCTTATCTTCCATTCTGCTGCTCATGGCCCTGGGCCTGGCCGTAACCTTCGGCCTCATGGGCGTCATCAACATGGCCCACGGTGAGCTGATGATGTTGGGAGCTTACTCGGCCTTTGTCATGCAGGGTTGGTTTCAGACCTACCTTCCCGCGAACTTGTTTGACTATTACTTCTTACTTGCCATTCCCTTCTCCTTTGTGGTGGCAGGCGCGATGGGCTTCGTGATGGAGCGAAGTGTCATTCGATTCCTCTACGGTCGCCCCTTGGATACCCTGCTGGTCACGTGGGGAGTGAGCCTTATCCTTCAGCAGGCCATCCGGTTAATCTTCGGAGCTGCCAACGTGGACGTCACGGCCCCTAGTTGGCTCAGAGGCGGGTTCCAGGCCATGGTAGGTGTGCAGCTGCCCTACAATCGCCTCTTCATCATTGTCCTGGCGGTGGCAAGCCTCGTAGGGACGTACCTCCTGCTCTTTCACTCCAAACCAGGCCTGCGGGTGCGGGCGGTCACACAGAACCGGGAGATGAGCGCGTGCTTGGGAATTCCTGCCCGCAAGGTGGATACCTACACCTTCGCCCTGGGCTCGGGTCTGGCCGGCATGGCCGGTTGCGCCCTGAGCACGGTGGGCAACGTGGGACCCGACCTCGGCCAGAACTACATTGTGGATTCCTTCATGGTGGTCGTGGCAGGTGGCGTTGGCAAGCTGGCTGGCACTCTGGCCGCAGCCTTTGGGATCGGAGGGTTGAACAAACTGCTGGAGCCGAGCTTTGGTGCGGTCTTTGGGAAAGTTTTGATTGTCGTCCTGGTCATCCTCTTCCTCCAATGGAAGCCTTCGGGGCTCTTTCCTGCCAAGGGCCGGCTGGCGGAATACTGA
- a CDS encoding response regulator, with amino-acid sequence MARNHKQGSQVGKTVLIVDDDPSIRLVLTKSLPTLGYTVVAAAETGEEAIQLALQVRPQIILMDARIPAPDGLEASRAINEHHPTAIILLTAYGDAETVERAKEAGIMAFMKKPFDIEELQPTIEIALKRFEDLQMLRGAVRELEGKLEHRKVIERAKGILMEQRKITEQEAFSQMRRLSMSSRQPINEVAEAIILGIQCLQGEVSEQVPNAAKPPGGD; translated from the coding sequence TTGGCCAGAAATCATAAACAAGGTAGCCAGGTAGGCAAGACGGTTCTCATCGTGGATGATGACCCGTCCATCCGCCTGGTCCTAACCAAGAGCCTCCCGACGTTGGGCTATACGGTGGTTGCGGCGGCGGAGACCGGGGAGGAAGCTATCCAACTAGCGTTACAAGTACGCCCGCAGATCATTCTGATGGATGCTCGGATTCCTGCACCCGATGGTTTGGAGGCATCCCGAGCCATCAACGAACACCATCCCACAGCTATTATCCTGCTGACGGCGTACGGCGATGCTGAAACTGTCGAGCGGGCCAAAGAAGCAGGAATCATGGCCTTTATGAAGAAACCGTTTGATATCGAGGAGCTCCAACCAACCATCGAAATAGCCCTCAAGCGGTTTGAAGACCTTCAGATGCTACGTGGAGCGGTCCGCGAACTTGAAGGGAAACTCGAGCACAGGAAGGTTATTGAGCGGGCCAAGGGCATCCTCATGGAGCAGCGGAAGATCACCGAACAGGAAGCCTTTAGCCAAATGCGGCGGCTCAGCATGAGCTCTCGCCAGCCGATAAACGAGGTGGCTGAAGCTATTATTCTTGGCATCCAGTGTCTGCAAGGGGAGGTCTCGGAGCAAGTACCAAATGCCGCGAAACCGCCCGGGGGTGATTAA
- the urtE gene encoding urea ABC transporter ATP-binding subunit UrtE, with the protein MLRIEMLNVYYGESHILRDVNLHIPPGQVVCLMGRNGMGKTTLLKSIAGLLRPKRGKIHFAEEDITRRPPSQRAARGMGYVPQGREIFPNLTVQENLQLGLEALRGRGHTVPQDVFELFPALQSILSRQGGNLSGGEQQQLAIARALVARPKLLLLDEPTEGIQPSIILQIENAIRRLKEQRTVSILLVEQYLAFAWRLADSYYVMERGSIVSEGSTEKIDEEIVKKHLTV; encoded by the coding sequence ATGCTTCGCATTGAGATGCTCAACGTATATTATGGCGAGAGTCACATCCTACGCGATGTGAACCTGCACATCCCCCCAGGGCAGGTGGTTTGTCTCATGGGGCGAAACGGAATGGGCAAGACGACGCTCTTGAAGAGCATTGCCGGCCTGCTTAGGCCGAAACGGGGAAAGATCCACTTCGCAGAGGAAGATATCACCAGGCGGCCCCCCTCTCAGCGGGCGGCGCGCGGGATGGGCTACGTGCCCCAGGGGCGGGAAATTTTTCCAAATCTCACGGTCCAAGAAAACCTTCAACTCGGCCTGGAGGCGCTCCGAGGAAGAGGCCATACCGTTCCTCAAGACGTCTTCGAGCTGTTCCCGGCGTTACAGTCCATATTGTCCAGGCAGGGGGGAAACCTAAGCGGGGGTGAACAGCAGCAGTTGGCTATCGCCAGGGCTCTGGTGGCGCGACCCAAGCTGCTGTTGCTCGATGAGCCCACCGAGGGAATTCAACCATCGATCATCCTACAGATCGAAAACGCCATCCGCCGCCTCAAAGAGCAGCGGACGGTCTCCATTCTCTTAGTGGAGCAGTACCTGGCGTTTGCCTGGCGCTTGGCCGACTCATACTACGTGATGGAACGAGGCTCAATCGTATCTGAGGGCTCCACAGAGAAGATCGACGAGGAAATCGTAAAGAAGCACCTCACAGTGTAG
- a CDS encoding urease subunit gamma: MHLTPREQEKLLVYMAAEVAKARRQRGLKLNYPEAVAVISSAMVEGARDGRSVVELMQAGTTILSRDDVMDGVAEMIDEVQVEATFPDGTKLVTVHEPIK; the protein is encoded by the coding sequence ATGCACCTCACTCCCCGGGAGCAAGAAAAGCTATTAGTATACATGGCGGCGGAGGTGGCAAAGGCTCGACGACAAAGGGGCCTTAAGCTAAACTATCCTGAAGCGGTCGCGGTCATTTCATCCGCCATGGTGGAGGGTGCCCGCGATGGACGTTCCGTTGTCGAGTTGATGCAAGCAGGGACTACAATCTTATCCCGCGATGACGTCATGGATGGAGTGGCCGAGATGATAGATGAGGTCCAAGTCGAAGCCACCTTTCCCGACGGCACGAAGCTGGTTACCGTTCATGAACCCATAAAATAG
- a CDS encoding NAD(P) transhydrogenase subunit alpha has product MEGVLLVSFYIFVLAAFVGFEVITKVPPLLHTPLMSGSNGISGITLVGSLISAGSGHKGISIVLGTVAVIFATINVVGGFMVTDRMLERFKRDKK; this is encoded by the coding sequence ATGGAAGGAGTCCTCTTAGTCTCGTTCTATATCTTTGTACTTGCAGCATTTGTCGGGTTTGAGGTGATAACCAAAGTGCCCCCCTTGCTTCACACCCCCCTCATGTCTGGCTCCAACGGAATTTCAGGCATTACTCTGGTCGGCTCGTTGATCAGCGCCGGAAGCGGGCACAAGGGCATCAGTATCGTCCTCGGCACGGTGGCCGTCATATTCGCCACTATCAACGTTGTAGGGGGCTTCATGGTCACCGATCGGATGCTGGAACGGTTCAAGCGGGACAAGAAGTAA
- the urtC gene encoding urea ABC transporter permease subunit UrtC — protein sequence MKLTATASWTRAEKISLGLIAVLLLFVLPLLNALPAQGSSLYLPDFYLNLFGKFLAYAILALGIDLIWGYTGILSLGQGVFFGLGAYVMGMHLMLAIGKQSVYQSTLPDFMVWNQVKALPLFWKPFYSFGVTLAGIFLVPALFALVFGFLAFRSRIRGVYFAIITQALALVIWLLFNRNELNLGGTNGLTDFKTVLGFDLLSPSTQRGLYITTVLCLIGSYLLCRWITKSRLGKVLTATRDNENRVRFSGYSPANYKLFVFVVSAALAGLAGALYVPQVGIITPSQIGVIPSIEMVIWVAVGGRGTLVGAVVGAIGVNWARSFLTTSYPDLWLIFLGSLFVGVVLFIPDGIMGSLRHLRLRRRTTAAPVGKETSPAPQRSS from the coding sequence GTGAAACTTACGGCGACAGCCTCTTGGACTCGAGCAGAGAAGATATCCTTAGGGCTCATTGCCGTTTTGCTGTTGTTCGTCTTACCCTTGCTGAACGCGCTCCCGGCTCAGGGCTCCTCCCTCTACCTGCCCGATTTTTACCTGAACCTCTTTGGCAAATTTTTGGCCTACGCAATATTGGCCCTCGGAATCGACCTCATCTGGGGTTATACGGGTATCTTGAGCTTAGGCCAAGGTGTCTTCTTCGGCCTGGGGGCCTACGTTATGGGGATGCACCTCATGTTGGCCATAGGCAAGCAAAGTGTCTACCAGAGCACGTTGCCCGATTTCATGGTCTGGAACCAAGTCAAGGCATTGCCCCTCTTCTGGAAACCCTTTTACAGCTTTGGAGTCACACTGGCTGGGATTTTCCTCGTGCCCGCCCTTTTTGCATTGGTCTTCGGCTTTCTGGCATTCCGTAGTCGCATTCGAGGCGTGTATTTTGCCATCATCACTCAGGCCCTGGCCCTTGTAATATGGCTGCTGTTCAACCGGAACGAACTCAACCTCGGAGGCACCAACGGGCTCACGGATTTCAAGACCGTCTTGGGATTTGACCTGCTCAGCCCTAGCACCCAGCGGGGCCTCTACATCACCACGGTGTTGTGTCTGATAGGCTCTTACCTGCTCTGCCGATGGATCACCAAGTCCCGACTGGGTAAAGTTTTGACGGCCACGCGCGATAACGAGAACCGGGTCCGTTTCTCCGGCTACTCCCCGGCTAACTACAAACTCTTCGTCTTTGTAGTCTCCGCAGCCCTGGCTGGCCTGGCCGGAGCCCTCTACGTACCCCAAGTTGGCATCATTACTCCCTCGCAAATAGGAGTCATTCCGTCAATCGAAATGGTCATCTGGGTTGCCGTCGGGGGTCGAGGAACTCTGGTGGGGGCTGTGGTTGGCGCTATCGGGGTCAACTGGGCAAGGAGCTTCCTGACCACCTCTTACCCCGATCTGTGGCTTATCTTCCTTGGTTCTCTGTTCGTCGGGGTCGTCCTATTTATCCCCGACGGCATCATGGGCTCTCTTCGGCATCTTCGCCTCCGCAGGCGCACCACCGCCGCGCCGGTGGGCAAGGAAACCTCCCCCGCCCCCCAAAGGTCGTCATAA
- the urtD gene encoding urea ABC transporter ATP-binding protein UrtD: MREPIVRVENVTVSFDGFKALQGMNFSMDPGELRVVIGPNGAGKTTLLDVITGKVKPVEGRVLFKGSEINGLRVNQIANLGIGRKFQTPGVYTNFTAFENLELSYQTNRKVFSTLFNPLSSSDVEQIYAILEVIGLAHKTHQKAGLLSHGEKQWLEIGMVIVQDPDLLLIDEPVAGMTEGEREKTVRLLQSIATDQSILVIEHDMSFVRQIAKKVTVLHEGMILCEGPMEKVQSDSRVIELYLGRGNEGHASH, encoded by the coding sequence ATGCGTGAACCCATTGTGCGAGTCGAAAACGTGACCGTGAGCTTCGACGGCTTTAAAGCCCTCCAGGGGATGAATTTCTCTATGGACCCGGGAGAGCTTCGGGTCGTGATCGGCCCCAACGGGGCCGGAAAGACCACCCTCCTCGATGTCATCACCGGCAAGGTGAAGCCTGTAGAAGGCCGGGTCCTCTTCAAGGGGTCCGAAATCAACGGCCTTCGGGTAAATCAAATTGCCAACCTTGGGATAGGGCGCAAATTCCAAACCCCTGGGGTGTATACGAACTTCACTGCCTTCGAGAACCTGGAGCTCTCATATCAGACGAACCGGAAGGTTTTTTCGACGCTCTTCAACCCCTTGAGCTCGTCCGACGTTGAGCAAATTTACGCCATTCTGGAAGTCATTGGGCTAGCTCACAAAACCCACCAGAAGGCTGGTCTTCTCTCCCACGGCGAGAAACAGTGGTTGGAGATCGGGATGGTCATCGTCCAGGACCCGGACCTGCTACTCATCGACGAGCCCGTCGCCGGCATGACAGAAGGGGAGCGGGAAAAAACCGTGCGGTTGCTTCAGTCCATCGCCACCGACCAGTCGATACTTGTCATTGAGCACGACATGAGCTTCGTCCGTCAGATTGCCAAGAAGGTGACGGTGCTCCACGAGGGGATGATCCTGTGCGAAGGCCCAATGGAAAAGGTTCAGAGCGACTCTCGGGTGATTGAGCTCTACCTGGGACGGGGAAACGAGGGCCATGCTTCGCATTGA
- the urtA gene encoding urea ABC transporter substrate-binding protein has protein sequence MGATAASLLGGLSLAKYAHAAKGPIEIGVLHSLSGTMAISEVSLRDVVLMAVEEINAKGGVLGRSIKPIVVDPASNWDLFAEKAKYFLLQKKVPVVFGCWTSVSRKSVLPVFERYNGLLFYPVQYEGEECSRNVFYTGAAPNQQAVPAVEYLMSEEGGEYKKFYLLGTDYVYPRTTNKILRAMLLAKGVPPKNIMEEYTPFHHQDYQTIIGKIKKFAAGGDAAVISTINGDSNVPFYKEFANQGLRSEDAPIIAFSVAEDELRGMDTSALVGHLAAWNYFQSVDTPQNKRFVKNFKAYCKRKKLPGGYKRVTDDPIEAAYFGVYLWKQAVEKAGTTEVDAVRQAAYGQKTLAPGGWVKLDERNHHTHKPVLIGEILADGQFRTVSRSKGLVAPEPWSEYTNPDKGCDWVDHKGTYIKT, from the coding sequence ATGGGGGCCACGGCCGCTTCGCTTTTGGGAGGGCTTTCCTTAGCGAAGTACGCGCACGCGGCCAAGGGCCCCATCGAAATAGGGGTCCTTCACTCCCTCAGCGGGACGATGGCCATAAGCGAGGTCTCCCTACGAGATGTGGTCCTTATGGCTGTGGAGGAGATCAACGCCAAGGGGGGCGTGTTGGGCCGATCCATCAAGCCCATTGTCGTCGATCCGGCCTCCAACTGGGACCTCTTTGCCGAGAAGGCGAAGTACTTCTTGCTCCAGAAGAAGGTACCGGTGGTTTTCGGCTGCTGGACTTCTGTAAGCCGCAAGTCGGTGCTGCCCGTCTTTGAGCGGTACAACGGGCTGCTCTTCTACCCTGTGCAGTATGAGGGTGAAGAATGTTCGCGAAATGTCTTCTACACCGGGGCTGCCCCCAACCAGCAAGCCGTCCCGGCCGTCGAATACCTTATGAGCGAAGAGGGGGGTGAATACAAGAAATTCTACCTCCTCGGTACAGATTACGTCTATCCCCGGACGACCAACAAGATCCTCCGGGCTATGCTCCTGGCCAAGGGTGTGCCGCCGAAAAACATTATGGAGGAGTACACCCCCTTCCACCATCAAGACTACCAGACCATCATCGGCAAGATTAAAAAGTTCGCCGCAGGCGGCGATGCTGCCGTTATCAGCACCATCAATGGCGACAGCAACGTGCCTTTCTACAAAGAGTTCGCCAATCAGGGGTTGAGATCCGAGGATGCCCCCATCATTGCCTTCAGCGTGGCAGAGGATGAACTCCGCGGAATGGATACCTCCGCCTTGGTGGGGCATCTTGCTGCCTGGAACTACTTCCAGTCGGTCGACACCCCCCAAAACAAACGGTTCGTGAAGAACTTTAAGGCGTACTGCAAACGCAAAAAGCTGCCTGGGGGCTACAAGCGAGTCACCGATGACCCCATCGAGGCGGCATATTTCGGCGTATACCTCTGGAAGCAGGCCGTCGAGAAGGCGGGTACCACTGAGGTCGATGCCGTTCGTCAAGCGGCCTACGGGCAGAAGACCCTGGCCCCCGGCGGCTGGGTGAAGCTGGACGAGAGGAACCACCACACCCACAAGCCGGTCCTTATCGGAGAGATTCTCGCAGATGGGCAGTTCCGCACCGTTTCGCGCTCCAAGGGTCTGGTGGCGCCTGAGCCGTGGAGCGAATACACCAACCCAGACAAGGGCTGCGACTGGGTCGATCATAAGGGAACGTACATAAAGACCTAA